The sequence GGATCAGGCGGCCGTCCTCATCAAACACCTGAGTCATACCCAGTTTCTTGCCAAGCAATCCGTTGGTCATGCTGGTTTCGGCGCTCATAGCTTACAGCTTGATCTCCACGTCCACACCGGCCGACAGGCTAAGCTTCATCAGAGCGTCCATGGTTTCAGGCGTGGGATCCATGATGTCGAGCAGCCGCTTGTGCGTGCGGATCTCAAACTGCTCGCGCGACTTCTTGTCCGCGTGGGTGGCCCGCTGCACCGTAAACTTTTCGATACGCGTGGGCAGCGGAATCGGCCCGGCGATCCTGGCGCCACTGCGCCGCACCGTTTCCACGATTTCGGTCACCGACTGATCGAGGAGCCGGTAATCAAATCCCTTCAGTCGGATCCGAATGCGCTGGTCCACTTTCACCATGGTCACGTTCCGTTCTCTTTTGTCCGTCTGTTAGGCCAGGATTTCTGTAACGACGCCGGAGCCGACGGTCTTGCCGCCCTCGCGCACTGCGAAGCGTAGCCCCTGATCCATGGCCACCGGGCTGATGAGCTCGCCCGTCACCGTCACGTTATCCCCC is a genomic window of Nitrospira sp. containing:
- the rpsJ gene encoding 30S ribosomal protein S10; translation: MVKVDQRIRIRLKGFDYRLLDQSVTEIVETVRRSGARIAGPIPLPTRIEKFTVQRATHADKKSREQFEIRTHKRLLDIMDPTPETMDALMKLSLSAGVDVEIKL
- the tuf gene encoding elongation factor Tu (EF-Tu; promotes GTP-dependent binding of aminoacyl-tRNA to the A-site of ribosomes during protein biosynthesis; when the tRNA anticodon matches the mRNA codon, GTP hydrolysis results; the inactive EF-Tu-GDP leaves the ribosome and release of GDP is promoted by elongation factor Ts; many prokaryotes have two copies of the gene encoding EF-Tu); its protein translation is GDNVTVTGELISPVAMDQGLRFAVREGGKTVGSGVVTEILA